The Pseudochaenichthys georgianus chromosome 24, fPseGeo1.2, whole genome shotgun sequence genome includes a region encoding these proteins:
- the LOC139433151 gene encoding keratin-associated protein 10-6-like — MQTNELSVESQGVRTGVLAVAGVCQVLVCVKYWCVSGVSGAGVCQVLVCVRCWCVSGAGVCQVCQVLVCVRCWCVSGAGVCQVCQVLVCVRCWCVSGVSGVGVCQVLVCVRCVRCWCVSGAGVCQVCQVLVCVRCWCVSGVSGAGVCQVLVCVRCVRCWCVSGAGVCQVLVCVRCRCWSVSSIGVCQVLVCVRCWCVSGAGVCRVLVCQVLVCVGCLWVLVCRVLGVSGVGVCQRLVCVRYWVCVGCWCVSGVGCVGCCVCRVCVRCWVCVGVCRVLVCFGCWVCVRYWVCVGCWCVSGVGCVGCWVCRVCVVCVRYWVCVGC; from the exons ATGCAGACCAACGAGCTCAGTGTGGAGAGTCAGGGTGTTAGG ACAGGAGTCCTGGCAGTCGctggtgtgtgtcaggtgctgGTGTGTGTCAAGTAttggtgtgtgtcaggtgtgtcaggtgctggtgtgtgtcaggtgttggtgtgtgtcaggtgctggtgtgtgtcaggtgctggtgtgtgtcaggtgtgtcaggtgttggtgtgtgtcaggtgctggtgtgtgtcaggtgctggtgtgtgtcaggtgtgtcaggtgttggtgtgtgtcaggtgctggtgtgtgtcaggtgtgtcaggtgttggtgtgtgtcaggtgctggtgtgtgtcaggtgtgtcaggtgctggtgtgtgtcaggtgctggtgtgtgtcaggtgtgtcaggtgttggtgtgtgtcaggtgctggtgtgtgtcaggtgtgtcag gtgctggtgtgtgtcaggtgctggtgtgtgtcaggtgtgtcaggtgttggtgtgtgtcaggtgctggtgtgtgtcaggtgctggtgtgtgtcaggtgcagGTGTTGGTCTGTGTCAAGTAttggtgtgtgtcaggtgctggtgtgtgtcaggtgttggtgtgtgtcaggtgctgGTGTGTGTCGGGTGTTGGTGTGTCAGGTGTTGGTGTGTGTCGGGTGTTTGTGGGTGTTGGTGTGTAGGGTGTTGGGTGTGTCAGGTGTTGGTGTGTGTCAGCGGTTGGTGTGTGTCAGGTATTGGGTGTGTGTCGGGTGTTGGTGTGTGTCGGGTGTTGGGTGTGTCGGGTGTTGTGTGTGTcgggtgtgtgtcaggtgttgggtgtgtgttggtgtgtgtcggGTGTTAGTGTGTTTCGGGTGTTGGGTGTGTGTCAGGTATTGGGTGTGTGTCGGGTGTTGGTGTGTTTCGGGTGTTGGGTGTGTCGGGTGTTGGGTGTGtcgggtgtgtgtggtgtgtgtcagGTATTGGGTGTGTGTCGGGTGTTAG
- the lyrm2 gene encoding LYR motif-containing protein 2 yields MGVSRLPSAALTFKQFLQRQKVLGIYRNMLRTIRQVPDKTDRKYLSEWARDEFKRNKYATEQDAVRMMVTQANKHLEELQGSLALAKS; encoded by the exons ATGGGAGTCTCAAGGTTACCCTCCGCAGCGCTGACTTTCAAACAG TTCTTACAGAGACAGAAGGTTCTGGGGATTTACAGAAACATGTTGAGGACCATTCGTCAGGTACCAGACAAGACGGACAGGAAGTACCTCAGTGAGTGGGCGAGAGACGAGTTCAAGAGGAACAAGTACGCCACGGAGCAG GATGCGGTCCGTATGATGGTCACTCAGGCTAACAAGCacctggaggagctgcagggctcTCTGGCGCTGGCCAAGAGTTAA